In Lusitaniella coriacea LEGE 07157, a genomic segment contains:
- a CDS encoding response regulator yields MPFRNYLNALSVGQKISCGYALALGIAVFGTTMGSIVGYSYQKHARQLLEDVIEETILIDRLQIKLAYTQLYQQRLEKLVNRPNQLLIEYKLLKKYSKDLEIAWSKLVKSYDEATVGEYEDELEAYERLIESHDNILREYLGEVDNFALEFEENTQNEAEIEQFLKQPAIRYFEDNVNEFSQSLEDLNQLVIEEEEETTAYLDKIEKRWIQIIAISLSLSTAIAAILASYTSRAIARPIKTVTQFAQQATQTSNFTTEVSIVSQDEIGILADAFNQFVRQVNHLLQEQKQAQHAAEAANRAKSKFLANMSHELRTPLNAILGFTQVILRDEASPQEQRNYIEIVNRSGEHLLSLINDILEMSKIEAGKITLNPSSFDLYRLLNTLEDLFHLKAQMKDLQLLFERTPEVPQHITTDQNKLRQILINLLGNAFKFTQQGSVTLRVGVDRSNCTDANDRRNYLIELIFEVEDTGMGIASEEKEGIFEAFGQSESGVQSQTGTGLGLPISRKFVQLMGGELNFRSTLNGGSLFYFNLPVLSTQPEKVKPPNSKERVIGLAPNQPLPRILIVEDEPINRKLLVKLLTEVGLEVKEAENGQEAIAISQSWQPHFIWMDIRMPVMNGYQATQAIKADPQEPRPIIVALTAHSFEEERSEILEAGCDDFVRKPFQAAEIFMVMAKHLNLRYVYREQQKPEPPQISKESREQSLVAQLKTMPSEWIEKLEQTAIKGSDDEILQAIEKIPESNHLLRKTLRNWSDDFDFDAIIALIEQSRL; encoded by the coding sequence ATGCCTTTCAGGAATTATTTAAACGCTCTAAGCGTCGGTCAAAAAATTAGCTGCGGATATGCTTTGGCTCTGGGAATTGCCGTTTTTGGCACAACAATGGGTAGTATAGTTGGCTATTCCTATCAAAAGCACGCCCGACAATTACTTGAAGATGTTATAGAAGAAACAATTCTGATCGACCGCCTGCAAATCAAACTCGCTTATACTCAACTTTACCAGCAAAGATTAGAAAAACTTGTCAATCGCCCCAACCAACTCCTCATTGAGTATAAGCTGTTAAAGAAATATAGCAAAGATTTAGAAATAGCATGGTCGAAATTAGTAAAATCTTACGATGAAGCAACAGTTGGAGAATATGAAGATGAGTTGGAAGCTTATGAAAGACTGATTGAAAGTCATGACAATATCTTGAGAGAATACTTAGGAGAAGTTGATAATTTTGCCCTAGAGTTCGAGGAAAATACTCAAAACGAAGCAGAAATAGAGCAATTTCTCAAGCAGCCAGCTATTCGATATTTTGAGGATAATGTTAATGAATTTAGTCAAAGTTTAGAAGATTTAAATCAACTCGTCATAGAAGAAGAAGAAGAAACAACTGCTTATCTGGACAAAATTGAAAAACGTTGGATTCAAATCATTGCAATTAGCCTGAGTTTGTCCACCGCGATCGCGGCAATTCTGGCATCTTACACCAGTCGCGCGATCGCGCGGCCCATCAAAACCGTCACCCAATTCGCCCAACAAGCAACGCAAACATCGAATTTTACAACAGAAGTTTCCATCGTTTCCCAAGACGAAATTGGCATCCTCGCCGATGCGTTCAATCAATTTGTCCGGCAAGTCAACCACCTTCTCCAAGAACAAAAACAAGCCCAACACGCCGCAGAAGCCGCCAATCGAGCCAAAAGCAAATTTCTCGCCAACATGAGCCACGAACTGCGCACCCCCCTCAATGCCATTCTCGGCTTTACCCAAGTGATTTTGCGAGACGAAGCTTCCCCCCAAGAACAGCGCAACTACATCGAAATCGTCAACCGAAGCGGCGAACATCTCCTCTCGTTGATTAACGACATCCTGGAAATGTCCAAAATCGAAGCGGGGAAGATTACCCTCAATCCCAGTAGTTTCGACCTCTATCGCCTCCTGAATACCCTAGAAGATCTCTTTCACCTCAAAGCGCAAATGAAGGACTTGCAACTCCTTTTTGAAAGAACTCCAGAGGTTCCCCAACACATTACCACCGACCAAAATAAACTACGCCAAATTCTGATTAACCTCCTGGGTAATGCCTTCAAATTCACCCAACAGGGTAGCGTTACTTTGCGCGTCGGTGTTGACCGCTCGAATTGCACGGATGCAAACGATCGACGCAACTATCTGATCGAACTAATTTTTGAAGTGGAAGATACTGGAATGGGGATTGCCTCAGAAGAAAAAGAGGGGATTTTTGAAGCCTTTGGTCAAAGTGAGAGTGGCGTTCAATCCCAGACTGGGACAGGTTTAGGGCTGCCCATCAGTCGTAAATTCGTTCAACTCATGGGTGGGGAACTCAACTTTCGTTCGACTCTCAATGGCGGCAGTCTGTTTTACTTCAACCTGCCAGTACTCTCAACACAACCGGAAAAAGTCAAGCCTCCTAATTCTAAGGAGCGAGTTATCGGTTTAGCACCCAATCAACCCCTCCCGCGCATTCTTATTGTCGAAGATGAGCCAATCAATCGCAAATTGCTTGTCAAACTTTTAACAGAGGTGGGTTTGGAGGTTAAGGAGGCGGAGAACGGACAAGAAGCGATTGCAATCTCTCAATCTTGGCAACCCCACTTCATTTGGATGGATATACGAATGCCTGTCATGAATGGGTATCAAGCCACTCAAGCGATTAAAGCCGATCCGCAAGAACCAAGACCGATTATTGTAGCGCTAACGGCGCATAGCTTTGAGGAAGAACGCTCGGAAATCCTGGAAGCGGGATGCGATGATTTCGTGCGAAAACCCTTTCAAGCGGCAGAGATTTTTATGGTGATGGCAAAGCATCTCAATTTGCGCTATGTCTACCGAGAACAACAAAAACCCGAACCCCCTCAAATCTCTAAGGAATCTCGCGAACAGTCTTTAGTCGCGCAACTCAAAACGATGCCTTCAGAATGGATTGAGAAATTGGAACAGACTGCGATTAAGGGGTCAGATGATGAAATTCTGCAAGCGATCGAAAAAATTCCTGAAAGCAATCACCTTTTAAGGAAAACCTTGAGAAATTGGAGCGATGATTTTGATTTTGATGCCATTATCGCGTTAATCGAGCAGAGTCGCCTTTGA